In one window of Mytilus trossulus isolate FHL-02 chromosome 7, PNRI_Mtr1.1.1.hap1, whole genome shotgun sequence DNA:
- the LOC134725213 gene encoding uncharacterized protein LOC134725213, translating into MDDERKDLNYIYVGCYDSSIQRRFENTRADRVDKMSPFVCMTNCQLKHRSNIFGITRGHMCMCEPLYNKWNHKYFFFTFERFKEKDTACYIDCFGNRGEKCGGISTCSIYRILADRNSSLVQTSSPTTEYAQGITTACTDDLNATSFPIQDGRTKQHGITSSILAGVSVGVALLVILLILLVLTLIRKRSKTNVSRTLQSSYTTDESVRYDNVPQSIQGSNSPYATLIVQNDCSTYDDLMPREVTYANTETVATNTDFKSQKKKRRKR; encoded by the exons ATGGACGACGAAAGAAAAG ATTTGAATTACATATATGTTGGTTGCTATGATAGTTCTATACAAAGAAGGTTTGAGAATACACGGGCTGATCGGGTTGATAAAATGTCTCCATTTGTTTGTATGACGAATTGCCAACTTAAGCACCGTAGTAATATTTTTGGAATAACG CGAGGTCACATGTGCATGTGTGAACCATTATACAACAAATGGAACCATAAATACTTCTTCTTTACCTTTGAGCGTTTTAAAGAAAAGGACACTGCATGTTATATAGATTGTTTTGGTAATAGAGGTGAAAAGTGTGGTGGTATTTCGACATGTTCCATATACAGAATCTTAGCAG ACAGGAATTCATCATTAGTGCAAACTTCAAGCCCTACCACAGAATATGCGCAAGGGATAACTACAGCATGTACAGATGATTTAAATGCAACATCTTTTCCGATTCAGGATGGCAGAACAAAACAACACGGAATAACAAGTA GTATACTCGCTGGTGTTTCAGTTGGAGTTGCTTTATTGGTGATTTTATTAATACTACTCGTGTTAACGTTGATTAGAAAAAG gtcaaagacaaatgtatcaagAACTTTGCAATCTAGTTACACTACAGATGAGTCAGTGCGATATGATAATGTTCCACAGTCTATACAGGGGTCCAACAGTCCGTATGCAACACTTATTGTTCAGAATGATTGTTCGACCTATGATGATTTAATGCCTAGAGAAGTAACATATGCAAATACTGAAACGGTGGCTACAAACACAGACTTCAAgtcacaaaagaaaaaaagacgaAAAAGATGA